One window from the genome of Xiphophorus hellerii strain 12219 chromosome 16, Xiphophorus_hellerii-4.1, whole genome shotgun sequence encodes:
- the luc7l3 gene encoding luc7-like protein 3 — MLSAAQLLDELMGRDRNLAPDEKRSNVRWDDESVCRYYLCGFCPAELFTNTRSDLGPCEKIHDENLRKLYEKSSRFMKEGYEREFLRYLQSLLAEVERRIRRGHARLALSQAQQNAGGPGPSGKNEEKVNVLTEKIEDLVLQIEELGSEGRVEEAQGMMKLVEQLKEEREMLSSTPSTIESFAAQEKQMEVCEVCGAFLIVGDAQSRVDDHLMGKQHMGYAKIKSTVEELKEKLRRRSEDPQGESPAVKRDREEREREREEREKKRKEEEEKEKEREKEKEREKEREREKERERDRERERERDRERRARRSHSNSRHSSRTSEKRRSRSRDRRRSRSRERDRERKRSRSRDRERRRSRERSDKKRRSRSRDRKRSRSSERKSHRHRSRSRSKDRERDKDKDKDRERNRDKGRDKDKERSSKEKDRKATEEKSSSKKESDSATIKASSEPEPMQTEAAASSSPPLLNGQQELLQSEGDTQSN; from the exons ATGCTGTCTGCAGCCCAGTTACTCGATGAGTTAATGGGCAGAGACAGAAACTTGGCCCCTGATGAGAAGCGCTCCAACGTGCGATGGGATGACGAGAGC GTTTGTCGATACTATCTGTGTGGCTTCTGCCCAGCGGAGCtattcacaaacacacgctCTGACTTGG GTCCTTGTGAGAAAATCCATGATGAAAATCTAAGGAAACT GTACGAGAAAAGCTCTCGGTTTATGAAAGAAGGCTACGAGCGAGAATTCCTGCGGTATCTGCAGTCTCTCCTGGCGGAAGTGGAGCGGCGGATTCGTAGAGGACATGCTCGGCTTGCACTCTCCCAAGCTCAGCAAAATGCAGGg GGCCCGGGTCCATCTGGAAAGAACGAAGAGAAAGTTAACGTTCTAACAGAGAAGATAGAAGACCTGGTTTTACAG ATTGAGGAACTGGGGTCGGAGGGCCGCGTGGAGGAGGCTCAGGGAATGATGAAGctggtggagcagctgaaggaggagaGGGAGATGCTGAGCTCCACCCCCTCG actattGAGAGCTTTGCTGCTCAGGAGAAGCAGATGGAGGTGTGTGAGGTGTGTGGGGCCTTCCTCATCGTGGGTGATGCACAGTCCAGGGTGGATGACCACTTAATGGGCAAACAACACATGGGCTACGCTAAGATAAAGTCTACTGTAGAGGAGCTTAAG GAAAAACTCCGACGTCGCTCTGAGGACCCTCAAGGCGAGAGCCCTGCTGTCAAACGGGACAGAGAAGAGCGAGAGCGCGAGCGGGAGGAGCGGGAGAAGAAGCGcaaggaagaggaagagaaggagaaggagcgggaaaaagagaaggaacgggagaaagagagagaacgGGAGAAAGAGAGGGAGCGAGACAGAGAACGGGAGCGAGAGCGGGACCGTGAGAGACGGGCGAGGCGAAGCCACTCCAACAGCCGCCACTCCAGCCGAACGTCGGAGAAGAGGCGGAGCAGATCCCGCGACCGCCGGAGGTCTAGAAGCCGGGAACGGGACAGGGAACGGAAGCGCAGCAG GAGTCGTGACAGAGAGAGGAGGCGCAGTCGTGAGCGATCCGACAAAAAACGTCGCTCCCGCAGCCGCGACAGGAAGAGGTCGCGTAGCTCAGAGCGCAAGTCTCACCGCCATCGCAGCCGGAGCCGCAGCAAGGACAGAGAAAGAGACAAGGACAAGGACAAGGAtagagaaagaaacagagacaaaggaagggacaaagacaaagagcggtcatcaaaagaaaaag ACCGTAAGGCGACAGAGGAGAAGAGCAGCTCTAAGAAAGAAAGCGACTCGGCCACCATTAAGGCTTCGTCGGAGCCGGAACCGATGCAGACCGAGGCTGcagcctcctcctccccccctcTGCTTAATGGCCAGCAAGAGCTCCTCCAATCTGAAGGTGACACTCAGTCCAATTAA
- the wfikkn2a gene encoding WAP, Kazal, immunoglobulin, Kunitz and NTR domain-containing protein 2, with the protein MWWMLFPRWIWFVLGHCWTVLLHANCRVTAMPMMSAAKVVYSHAGLCPNDLNPNLWVDAMSTCMRECESDQDCEPFEKCCPNVCGNKSCVAARYIDIKGNKGPIGMPKGATCDKFMCTQQGSECDIWDGQPVCKCRDRCEREPHFTCASDGMTYYNKCYMDAEACSKGVSITEVTCRYHLSWPNTSPIPVETTLHPTTALQTTIPTDIPVIYNSPIKQIVFVGETASFLCEASGKPQPEITWEKQLKGKDNVIMRPNHLRGNVVVTNIGQLVIYNTQLQDAGIYTCTARNIRGSVSSHFPLAVIKRELRGKNVEGNNTNLPFPAAECLKSPDTDDCGEESISWYYEPKRNNCFTFTYSQCNKNLNHFDTYEACMLSCGGELAAPCSLPSLQGPCKAYEPRWAYSSTLKKCQSFVYGGCGGNENNFESKEACEEMCPFPKNHNCKVCKPRGKMVASFCKSDFVILGRMTELTEEQESGHALVTVEEILKDEKMGLRFFGKEPLEVTLLNMDWNCPCPNITISDVQLIIMGDVHNGMAVLQPDSFVGSSSTRRIRKLREVVQKKTCDFLKDFSST; encoded by the exons ATGTGGTGGATGCTGTTTCCCCGATGGATTTGGTTTGTTCTTGGACATTGCTGGACTGTCCTCCTGCATGCGAACTGCCGGGTGACAGCGATGCCTATGATGTCCGCGGCAAAGGTGGTGTACTCTCACGCAGGTCTGTGTCCCAATGACCTGAACCCCAACCTTTGGGTGGACGCGATGAGCACCTGCATGCGGGAGTGTGAATCCGACCAG GACTGTGAGCCATTCGAGAAGTGCTGCCCTAACGTTTGCGGAAACAAGAGCTGTGTGGCGGCACGCTATATAGACATTAAGGGCAACAAGGGCCCCATTGGCATGCCAAAGGGCGCCACCTGCGACAAGTTCATGTGCACCCAGCAAGGCTCCGAGTGCGACATCTGGGACGGCCAGCCTGTTTGTAAGTGCAGAGACCGCTGTGAGCGGGAGCCCCACTTCACGTGTGCGTCTGACGGCATGACTTATTATAACAAGTGCTACATGGACGCAGAGGCCTGCTCCAAGGGTGTCTCAATCACTGAGGTCACCTGCAG GTATCACCTGTCCTGGCCAAACACAAGTCCAATCCCTGTGGAGACCACATTACATCCCACTACCGCCCTTCAGACCACCATCCCAACTGACATTCCTGTCATATACAACTCACCCATCAAACAGATTGTGTTTGTGGGTGAGACGGCCAGCTTCTTGTGTGAGGCATCAGGGAAGCCACAACCAGAAATCACCTGGGAGAAACAACTGAAAGGCAAGGATAATGTGATAATGAGACCCAATCACTTACGAGGTAACGTTGTGGTGACCAACATTGGCCAGCTGGTCATATACAACACCCAACTTCAAGATGCCGGAATCTACACATGCACAGCGAGAAATATCAGGGGAAGCGTGTCGTCACACTTTCCCTTGGCAGTGATCAAGAGAGAACTGAGAGGTAAAAATGTGGAGGGGAATAATACCAACCTCCCATTCCCAGCGGCCGAATGCCTCAAGAGTCCCGACACAGACGACTGTGGAGAGGAAAGCATAAGCTGGTACTACGAGCCGAAGAGGAACAACTGCTTCACCTTTACCTACAGCCAGTGCAATAAAAACCTAAACCACTTTGACACCTATGAAGCATGCATGCTGTCATGTGGGGGGGAGCTGGCAGCCCCCTGCAGCCTACCAAGCCTGCAGGGACCTTGCAAGGCATATGAGCCTCGCTGGGCGTACAGCAGTACCCTGAAAAAGTGCCAGTCCTTTGTTTACGGAGGCTGTGGTGGCAACGAGAACAACTTTGAATCTAAAGAGGCCTGCGAAGAGATGTGCCCCTTTCCAAAGAACCACAACTGCAAAGTGTGCAAGCCTCGAGGCAAAATGGTCGCCAGCTTCTGCAAGAGTGACTTTGTGATTCTTGGGCGCATGACTGAGCTGACAGAAGAGCAAGAGTCAGGGCATGCATTGGTGACCGTGGAGGAGATCTTGAAGGATGAGAAGATGGGTCTAAGGTTCTTCGGCAAAGAACCTCTGGAAGTCACCCTTCTGAACATGGACTGGAACTGCCCCTGCCCTAATATCACCATATCCGACGTACAGCTGATTATTATGGGGGATGTTCACAATGGGATGGCCGTCCTGCAGCCCGACAGTTTTGTTGGCTCCTCCAGTACTCGCAGAATCCGAAAGCTGCGTGAGGTTGTCCAGAAGAAAACCTGCGATTTCCTCAAAGATTTCTCTTCAACCTAA
- the ankrd40 gene encoding ankyrin repeat domain-containing protein 40: MSTTSLDKELQERLREASAIGDIDEVRSLVESGVNVNSQNEINGWTCLHWACKRNHKHIVSYLLSCGADKEILTAKEELASQLTSKPEIKRLLGVEVEEVPEVKEPELPIIPNYLSNPPFMYSKMDNKSEILQTQPLTQNGSRDYAEDTQSDSASLSSTDELQKPQSMVCDGPAPSPNPVVNHSQPPAPEFIPVPEQNGVSPSMASSHSHTVVNHTVPIDLSVEPHLVNHADYPHMVAHNGTVSSPPLASPRPSLTGGGGGGTQVQAPVASANPTMSRQQSIPQQLSYSQANGPMPAFQPFFFTSTFPVNVQELVLKVRIQNPNARENDFIEVELDRQELTYRSLLRVCCRELDISAEHVEKIRKLPNTMLRKDKDVARLQDFQELEVVLEKAEGLSLFSGTGSLTDRPCYNMKASRLTY, translated from the exons ATGTCCACGACTTCGTTGGATAAAGAATTGCAGGAGCGACTGAGAGAAGCGTCTGCCATCGGGGATATCGACGAAGTGCGGTCGCTGGTGGAGAGCGGGGTGAATGTTAATTCACAGAACGAGATCAACGGGTG GACATGCCTGCACTGGGCTTGCAAGAGGAACCATAAGCACATCGTGTCCTACTTACTCAGTTGTGGAGCGGACAAAGAAATCCTCACGGCTAAAGAGGAGCTCGCCTCTCAGCTTACATCTAAACCAGAGATCAAGAGACTCTTGGGAG TTGAGGTGGAGGAAGTGCCTGAGGTGAAAGAGCCTGAGTTACCAATCATCCCAAATTACCTGTCCAACCCGCCCTTCATGTACTCCAAGATGGACAATAAGTCAGAGATCCTCCAAACCCAGCCCCTCACACAGAACGGCTCGAGAGATTACGCTGAAGACACGCAGAGTGATTCAGCCTCGCTGTCCTCCACCGATGAGCTCCAGAAACCCCAGAGCATGGTGTGCGACGGGCCCGCCCCTTCACCAAACCCCGTCGTCAATCACAGCCAACCTCCAGCTCCTGAATTCATTCCTGTGCCTGAGCAAAACGGCGTGTCGCCCAGCATGGCCTCATCCCACAGTCACACTGTTGTGAACCACACGGTGCCTATTGACCTCTCAGTGGAGCCTCACCTGGTCAACCATGCCGACTACCCTCACATGGTGGCCCACAACGGTACTGTGAGTTCACCTCCACTGGCCTCGCCGCGCCCAAGCTTGACCGGCGGTGGTGGCGGCGGCACACAGGTTCAGGCTCCGGTGGCCAGCGCGAACCCCACCATGAGCCGTCAACAGTCTATTCCACAGCAGCTGAGCTACAGCCAGGCCAATGGGCCCATGCCAGCGTTTCAGCCTTTCTTTTTCACCAGCACCTTTCCTGTAAATGTACAAG agttGGTTCTGAAGGTTCGAATCCAGAACCCAAATGCACGGGAGAACGACTTCATTGAAGTAGAACTGGATCGTCAGGAGCTCACCTACCGTTCCCTCCTGAGAGTCTGCTGCCGCGAGTTGGACATCAGTGCTGAACATGTGGAGAAGATCCGCAAGCTGCCAAACACCATGTTAAGAAAG GACAAGGACGTGGCTCGGCTGCAGGACTTCCAGGAGCTGGAGGTTGTGCTGGAGAAAGCAGAAGGCCTGTCCCTGTTCTCTGGTACGGGGAGCCTGACAGACAGGCCCTGCTACAACATGAAGGCCTCTCGCCTCACTTACTGA